The following are encoded together in the Oncorhynchus masou masou isolate Uvic2021 chromosome 5, UVic_Omas_1.1, whole genome shotgun sequence genome:
- the LOC135540311 gene encoding ras-related protein Rap-1A-like produces MREYKLVVLGSGGVGKSALTVQFVQGIFVEKYDPTIEDSYRKQVEVDGQQCMLEILDTAGTEQFTAMRDLYMKNGQGFALVYSITAQSTFNDLQDLREQILRVKDTEDVPMILVGNKCDLEDERVVGKEQGQNLARQWNHCAFLESSAKSKINVLDIFYDLVRQINSKTPVEKKKAKKKSNCVLL; encoded by the exons ATGCGTGAATACAAGCTAGTGGTGCTAGGCTCGGGAGGCGTGGGCAAGTCCGCTCTG ACAGTCCAGTTTGTGCAGGGAATCTTTGTGGAAAAGTATGACCCAACAATAGAAGACTCCTACAGAAAG CAAGTGGAGGTAGATGGACAGCAGTGCATGCTTGAAATCCTTGACACAGCCGGCACA GAGCAGTTCACTGCCATGAGAGATCTGTACATGAAGAACGGTCAGGGCTTTGCCCTGGTATACTCCATCACAGCACAGTCCACGTTCAACGACCTGCAGGACCTGAGGGAACAGATCTTGAGAGTCAAGGACACTGAAGAT gtgcCTATGATCCTGGTGGGTAATAAGTGTGACCTGGAGGATGAGCGGGTGGTGGGCAAGGAGCAGGGTCAGAACCTGGCCAGACAGTGGAACCACTGTGCCTTTTTAGAGTCCTCCGCAAAGTCAAAGATCAACGTCCTCGAC ATCTTCTACGACTTGGTCAGACAGATAAATAGTAAAACGCCTGTGGAAAAGAAGAAAGCGAAAAAGAAATCAAACTGTGTCCTGCTCTAA